A region from the Medicago truncatula cultivar Jemalong A17 chromosome 6, MtrunA17r5.0-ANR, whole genome shotgun sequence genome encodes:
- the LOC120576038 gene encoding adenylate isopentenyltransferase 5, chloroplastic, which translates to MAFTTSIVAEKKNKILFILGAIGTGKTKLSINLGTRYPAEIINSDKIQVYKGLDIVTNKVPESERCSIPHHLLGIINDPEYDFTMNDFCKNVLESIDLIIGNGRLPIIVGGSNSYIKKLVEEPTIAFLSKYDCFFIWVDVSLPTLFQYVGKRVDEMVESGMVDEIREYYAPGADNSKGIRRAIGVPELDSFFQIEKKNDIDDAQKEKILAEAIRKTKQNTCILVQNQLLKIKNMAQILGLMVYKIDSTEVFEALLKGEDYKHLHQENVVKPSIEIVKRFLEETPVGFEYEKYSNENGKHALNGVSNIRAKII; encoded by the coding sequence ATGGCTTTCACTACCTCAATCGTAGCTGAAAAGAAGAACAAGATTTTGTTTATATTGGGTGCAATAGGAACTGGGAAAACTAAACTTTCCATCAACTTGGGTACTCGTTACCCCGCTGAAATCATCAACTCGGACAAAATTCAAGTCTATAAGGGTCTTGATATTGTCACAAATAAGGTGCCGGAATCTGAACGTTGTTCGATTCCGCATCACTTATTAGGCATCATCAATGATCCTGAATATGATTTTACTATGAACGATTTTTGCAAGAACGTGCTTGAATCCATAGATCTCATAATTGGCAATGGACGCCTACCTATTATTGTAGGAGGGTCCaattcttatataaaaaaattggttgaagaGCCAACCATtgcttttctttcaaaatatgacTGTTTTTTCATTTGGGTAGATGTGTCTTTGCCTACTCTATTTCAATATGTAGGGAAAAGAGTTGATGAAATGGTTGAGTCAGGGATGGTTGATGAGATTCGAGAATATTATGCACCTGGGGCAGACAACTCAAAGGGAATTAGAAGGGCTATTGGGGTTCCTGAGCttgattctttttttcaaatagaaaagaaaaatgacattGATGATGCTCAAAAGGAAAAGATATTGGCCGAAGCTATCAGAAAAACCAAACAGAACACTTGCATATTGGTTCAAAATCAACTCTTGAAGATCAAGAATATGGCTCAAATCCTTGGGTTGATGGTATACAAGATTGATTCTACGGAAGTCTTTGAGGCCCTTCTGAAGGGAGAAGATTATAAACATTTGCATCAAGAGAATGTAGTTAAGCCAAGCATAGAGATAGTGAAAAGATTCCTAGAGGAGACACCTGTTGGatttgaatatgaaaaatattcaaatgaaaATGGGAAACATGCACTCAATGGTGTTTCAAACATTCGggcaaaaattatataa